Genomic window (Deltaproteobacteria bacterium):
AAATCTAATCTCCGGGATTGACAGCAAAAAGGACTGTTGGTTAAGTAGCGCCTCACTTGCGAAAGTGGCGGAACTGGCAGACGCGCAGGATTCAGGTTCCTGTGGGGTAACACCCATGGGGGTTCAAGTCCCCCCTTTCGCATAACGCTTGGAGGAAAGGGGGTTCTGCCTTAACGCATCGGGGTAGAACCCCTTTCTCATTTGCTTATGGCACTTGATAAAACCTATGACCCTAGTTTGGTGGAGAAACGCTGGGCGCAGGCCTGGATCGATCGCGGCTATTTTCGTCCAGAACGGAACGCGACGGGCCAGCCTTTCTCGATGGTGATTCCTCCGCCCAATGTCACTGGCCTGCTGCATATGGGCCATGCGCTCAATAATACGCTGCAAGATATTCTCGCGCGTTACAAACGTATGGATGGGTTCCAAGTCCTGTGGGTCCCAGGGACGGACCATGCCGGGATTGCCACACAGAATGTCGTCGAGCGCCTCCTACTACAAGAAGGAACCGATCGTTGGGCGCTTGGGCGTGAGAAGTTCATCGAACGTACGTGGAACTGGAAAGCAGAATCCGGTGGACAGATCGTTAATCAACTCAAAGTCCTTGGCGCATCGTGCGATTGGTCGCGCGAGCGTTTCACCATGGATGCAGGATTATCACGCGCTGTGCGTGAGGTTTTTGTTCGCCTCTATGAGGAAGGTCTTATTTATCGTGGTCGCTATCTGATCAATTGGTGCCCACGTTGCGAGACGGCACTCTCTGATTTGGAAGTCGAACCGAAGGAGAGTGAAGGGCATCTCTATCATCTGTCCTATCCACGGACTGATGGTGCAGGATCGGTAACGATCGCTACGACCCGCCCGGAAACCATGCTCGGCGACACCGCAGTTGCGGTCCATCCCGAAGACCAGCGCTATCGCGATTGGATTGGCATAACCCTGACGCTCCCTATTCTTGGACGCGAAATTCCGGTCATTGCCGACGAGCATGTCGATAAAGAATTCGGTACTGGCGCACTGAAAGTGACACCAGCGCATGACTTCACTGACTTCGACATCGGCAGAACGCATAACTTGCCGTCGATTTCTATCCTTGACGAAAAAGCGAAGATGACCAGCGAAGCTGGTCCGTATGTTGGCATGGACCGCTATGAGTGCCGCAAGCAAGTTGTTGAGGACCTGCAGCAAGCTGGTGTATTGGTCAAAACCGAGCCGTACAAAATCATGCTCGGCCACTGCTATCGTTGTCAGACGGTGGTCGAGCCGTTCTTGTCGAACCAATGGTTCGTCAAGATCAAACCGCTGGCCGAGGTGGCGATTGCGGCGGTGAAAGATGGCCGCGCGCAGTTTTTCCCGACCCATTGGGAGAAGACCTATTTCGCGTGGATGGAGAATATCCGCGATTGGTGTATCTCGCGTCAGTTGTGGTGGGGACATCGTATTCCTGCGTGGTATTGCGATGACTGCAATGAGATGACCGTCTCGCGTGAAGATGTCACCAGTTGTCCGAAGTGCAAATCGACGAAACTGACGCAAGAAACCGACGTGCTTGATACGTGGTTCAGTTCCGGCTTGTGGCCATTTTCCACCCTTGGCTGGCCGGACCAGACGCAAGATCTCAAAACCTTCTATCCGACCTCAGTGTTAGTGACGGGGTTCGACATCATCTTCTTCTGGGTCGCGCGTATGATGATGTTGGGCCTGAAATTCATGGGCGATGTGCCGTTCCGTCACATTTACATTCATGCTCTGGTGCGTGACGCCAGTGGGCAGAAGATGTCGAAGTCGAAAGGTAACGTCGTTGATCCACTCGAATTGATGTCAACCTACGGCAC
Coding sequences:
- a CDS encoding valine--tRNA ligase, which gives rise to MALDKTYDPSLVEKRWAQAWIDRGYFRPERNATGQPFSMVIPPPNVTGLLHMGHALNNTLQDILARYKRMDGFQVLWVPGTDHAGIATQNVVERLLLQEGTDRWALGREKFIERTWNWKAESGGQIVNQLKVLGASCDWSRERFTMDAGLSRAVREVFVRLYEEGLIYRGRYLINWCPRCETALSDLEVEPKESEGHLYHLSYPRTDGAGSVTIATTRPETMLGDTAVAVHPEDQRYRDWIGITLTLPILGREIPVIADEHVDKEFGTGALKVTPAHDFTDFDIGRTHNLPSISILDEKAKMTSEAGPYVGMDRYECRKQVVEDLQQAGVLVKTEPYKIMLGHCYRCQTVVEPFLSNQWFVKIKPLAEVAIAAVKDGRAQFFPTHWEKTYFAWMENIRDWCISRQLWWGHRIPAWYCDDCNEMTVSREDVTSCPKCKSTKLTQETDVLDTWFSSGLWPFSTLGWPDQTQDLKTFYPTSVLVTGFDIIFFWVARMMMLGLKFMGDVPFRHIYIHALVRDASGQKMSKSKGNVVDPLELMSTYGTDAMRFTLTALSAMGRDIRLSADRITGYRNFANKVWNAARFVLMNEVQSPEAENKPQAPSLKPQAFSLADRWILSRLQRAIGEVRQALDEYRFNEVAAGLYQFIWHEFCDWYLELSKIALDSGDAKAQAQAKHTLATVLDAALRLLHPLMPYISEEIWHALHPDRANDSIMVQPYPKVDAALIDEDAERRMTVLMDTIRAVRNIRSEMNLPPGQELAVSIFPSTESVEAELRQNEAYIRRLARTGEIRYQKDGERPRGAALAVIDGAEIHIPLAGLVNLQEESKRIEKEIAKVTSDLANVQRKLGDTKFIERAPEEVVEEQRERATQLEEKRVTLEKNLERLRQIQT